DNA from Saliniramus fredricksonii:
GACGAGGCGGTGAACGTCACGCTCGGCCTGCCCTTCCTGCGCGTCTCGCCGGATCACGGCACGGCCTTCGACATTGCCGGCAAGGGCGTGGCGCGGCCCGACAGCCTGATCGCTTCCCTGCGCCTCGGCGCGCGCCTCGCCACCGGCAAGGCCTGAGAGCGCCATGGCTGCGATCGACGATCTGCCGCCCCTGCGTGATGTGGTCCAGCGTTTCGATCTCGCGCCGAGGAAGGCGCTGGGGCAGAATTTCCTCTTCGATCTCAATCTCACCAGCCGCATCGCCCGCTCGGCAGGGACGCTCGAAACGGTGATCGAGGTCGGGCCCGGCCCGGGCGGGCTGACGCGGGCGCTGCTCGCAGCCGGCGCGAAGCGCGTCATCGCCATCGAGCGTGATTCCCGCTGTATCGCGGCCTTGCAGGAGATCGCGGCGCATTATCCGGGGCGGCTGGAGATCATCGAGGCCGATGCCATGCGCTTCGATCCGCGCCCGCTTCTGGGGGATGCGCGGGCGAAGATCGTCGCCAACCTGCCCTATAATGTGGGCACGCAGCTTCTGCTCGACTGGGTGACGGCGCCGGAATGGCCGCCGTTCTGGGAATCGGCGACGCTGATGTTTCAGCGCGAGGTCGCCAGACGCATCGTCGCCGATGAAGATGATCGCGCCGATTACGGACGCCTCGGCGTGCTATGCGGCTGGCGCACGCATGCGACGATCCTGTTCGACGTCGCGCCGTCTGCCTTCGTGCCACCGCCCAAGGTCACCTCCAGCGTGGTGCATCTCACCCCGCGCCCGGATCCCGCGCCCTGCGATCTCGCCATGCTGGAGAAGGTGACACAGGCTGCGTTCGGCCAGCGCCGCAAGATGCTGCGCCAGAGCCTGAAGGGGATCCATCCCGATCCCGTCGCTCTGCTGACGCCGCTGGGGATCGCGCCGACGGCACGCGCCGAGGAGCTCGGCGTGGCCGGTTTTCTGGCGATCGCCAACGCGCTGGCCGGAACACGCTGAATTCAGGTCTCTTCCGAGAGCAGGTTTTCGACAAAGCCGGCAAGGGCGGGATGGCGCTCGCGCCGCAGCCGCTCCGAATCGAGGATAGCGCGCAATTCGCCGAAGGTACGCTGCAGATCGTCGTTGATCAGCACGTAATCATAGGTCTGCCATTGCGCGATTTCCTCGCGGGCATTGGCCAGGCGCCGGGCAATCACCTCCGGCGAATCCTCGGCGCGTCG
Protein-coding regions in this window:
- the rsmA gene encoding 16S rRNA (adenine(1518)-N(6)/adenine(1519)-N(6))-dimethyltransferase RsmA, whose amino-acid sequence is MAAIDDLPPLRDVVQRFDLAPRKALGQNFLFDLNLTSRIARSAGTLETVIEVGPGPGGLTRALLAAGAKRVIAIERDSRCIAALQEIAAHYPGRLEIIEADAMRFDPRPLLGDARAKIVANLPYNVGTQLLLDWVTAPEWPPFWESATLMFQREVARRIVADEDDRADYGRLGVLCGWRTHATILFDVAPSAFVPPPKVTSSVVHLTPRPDPAPCDLAMLEKVTQAAFGQRRKMLRQSLKGIHPDPVALLTPLGIAPTARAEELGVAGFLAIANALAGTR